A single window of Rhizobium sp. SL42 DNA harbors:
- the pstA gene encoding phosphate ABC transporter permease PstA → MSQVVSATTTAPAGAATRRDIGVKRRYAAERRFRAYGIAAISFGLLFLFVLLNSVVSKGYTAFQQTMITVPIEFSEKVIDPTGKRAENPNILVMANYPVLARDAVAKVLGVDVKNRAAARQVSELLSDSIRVQLRDIVQANPSVIGNTVNVTLLAHGNVDSAFKGQIDLSVAESNRKISDQQLTWINTLAESGALSKHFNTGIFINGASSRPEAAGVGVALIGSAYMMLIVLVLSLPIGVAASIYLEEFAPKNRFTDLIEVNINNLAAVPSIVYGLLGLAVFINFGGFPRSASIVGGLVLTLMTLPTIIIATRAALKAVPPSIRAAALGLGASKMQTVFHHVLPLAMPGILTGTIIGLAHALGETAPLLLIGMVAFVADYPTTPMDPATALPVQIYMWANEAERAFVERTSGAIMILLMFLLVMNVGAILLRRRFERRW, encoded by the coding sequence ATGAGCCAGGTCGTTTCTGCCACGACGACGGCCCCAGCCGGTGCCGCCACGCGCCGCGACATCGGGGTCAAGCGCCGCTACGCCGCTGAACGTCGCTTCCGTGCCTATGGCATTGCCGCGATCTCCTTCGGCTTGCTTTTCCTCTTTGTTCTGCTGAATTCCGTTGTCTCCAAGGGCTACACGGCGTTCCAGCAGACCATGATCACGGTTCCGATCGAGTTCAGCGAAAAGGTCATCGATCCGACTGGAAAGCGCGCTGAAAACCCGAATATCCTCGTGATGGCCAACTATCCGGTCCTCGCACGCGATGCGGTGGCAAAGGTCCTCGGCGTTGATGTCAAGAACCGTGCCGCGGCCCGTCAGGTCAGCGAACTGCTGTCAGACAGCATCCGCGTCCAGCTACGCGATATCGTCCAGGCCAATCCTTCGGTGATCGGCAATACGGTGAATGTCACCCTCTTGGCACACGGCAATGTCGACAGCGCCTTCAAGGGCCAGATCGATCTGTCGGTTGCAGAGAGCAACCGCAAGATCTCCGACCAGCAACTGACCTGGATCAACACGCTGGCCGAAAGCGGCGCCCTGTCGAAGCATTTCAACACAGGTATCTTCATCAACGGCGCGTCGAGCCGTCCGGAAGCTGCCGGCGTCGGTGTCGCCCTGATCGGCTCGGCCTACATGATGCTTATCGTGCTGGTTCTGTCGCTGCCGATCGGTGTCGCCGCCTCGATCTATCTCGAGGAGTTTGCTCCGAAGAACCGCTTCACGGACCTTATCGAGGTGAACATCAACAACCTCGCGGCGGTTCCGTCGATCGTCTACGGTCTGCTGGGTCTTGCCGTGTTCATCAATTTCGGCGGCTTCCCGCGCTCGGCCTCGATTGTCGGCGGCCTGGTGCTCACCCTGATGACCCTGCCAACGATCATCATCGCGACCCGTGCCGCGCTCAAGGCCGTGCCACCATCGATCCGTGCGGCTGCGCTCGGCCTGGGTGCGTCGAAGATGCAGACCGTGTTCCACCACGTCCTGCCGCTTGCCATGCCTGGCATCCTGACCGGCACGATCATCGGTCTGGCGCATGCACTGGGCGAGACCGCCCCGCTGCTGCTGATCGGCATGGTCGCCTTCGTTGCCGATTATCCGACCACGCCGATGGATCCGGCAACGGCACTTCCGGTGCAGATCTACATGTGGGCCAATGAAGCCGAACGGGCTTTTGTCGAGCGGACATCGGGAGCTATCATGATCCTGTTGATGTTCCTTCTCGTCATGAATGTGGGTGCAATTCTGTTGCGGCGTCGTTTCGAGCGGCGCTGGTAG
- a CDS encoding DUF1176 domain-containing protein translates to MQFRLLPPTLALLLCGPAIALAVGGGFKEFQSWQVTCSQARDCSMRQFIPDSAISQVELKRAGGPETPVTIAVSTDDEALATDAGGASASISIDGGAPLSIPAGGVRYDPVGAMLLLSGDFIGNGLVAALKNGTTMHLKLRHGAASVEADIALAGFAAGLLFMDDLQRRVGHTDALSAPGDKPPSPPIPFRNIAAFSALPEAIRRRFAEGGECADTEESLLDGNAFAHQISENETLYATPCGTPGAYNFPYAMFVESYGSVTRMAFPVMQEGAPSTVSDAYNLDYDFEARSLTAFFRGRGIGDCGTYNEWHLASNQGGPVLLLDRETSKDCDGDDLGGPQNWPAQWPLK, encoded by the coding sequence ATGCAGTTCCGGCTCCTGCCCCCAACCCTTGCCCTGCTGCTTTGCGGCCCGGCCATCGCACTTGCTGTCGGCGGCGGCTTCAAGGAATTCCAGTCATGGCAGGTGACATGCAGCCAGGCCCGCGACTGCAGCATGCGCCAGTTCATCCCGGACAGCGCCATCAGCCAAGTCGAATTGAAGCGTGCCGGCGGACCCGAAACGCCGGTAACAATCGCGGTTTCGACGGATGACGAGGCTCTTGCAACGGATGCCGGGGGTGCAAGCGCCTCGATCAGCATTGACGGCGGCGCGCCGCTCTCCATTCCGGCGGGCGGCGTCCGTTATGATCCGGTCGGCGCGATGCTGCTGCTTTCCGGCGACTTCATCGGCAACGGGCTTGTCGCTGCGCTGAAGAACGGAACGACAATGCATCTGAAGCTGAGGCACGGCGCGGCTTCCGTCGAGGCTGACATTGCGCTTGCGGGATTTGCTGCCGGCCTGCTGTTCATGGACGACCTGCAAAGGCGGGTCGGTCACACGGATGCGCTGAGCGCTCCGGGCGACAAGCCGCCTTCTCCGCCGATCCCGTTTCGAAACATCGCCGCATTTTCGGCCTTGCCGGAAGCGATCCGCCGCCGCTTTGCCGAAGGCGGCGAATGCGCCGATACCGAGGAAAGCCTTCTGGACGGCAATGCCTTCGCGCACCAGATTTCGGAAAACGAAACGCTCTATGCAACGCCCTGCGGCACGCCGGGCGCCTACAACTTTCCCTATGCGATGTTTGTCGAAAGCTATGGCAGCGTCACGCGCATGGCCTTCCCCGTGATGCAGGAGGGTGCGCCGAGCACCGTGTCCGACGCCTACAATCTCGACTACGATTTCGAAGCGCGTTCACTGACCGCCTTCTTCCGCGGTCGGGGGATCGGCGATTGCGGGACCTATAACGAGTGGCATCTGGCCAGCAACCA
- a CDS encoding NAD(P)H-dependent flavin oxidoreductase has product MALPPILKDNLRLPVVASPLFIISHPQLTLAQCKAGIVGSFPALNARPEAQLDEWLAEITEELAAHDARNPGAKAAPFAVNQIVHTSNKRLEHDLMMCVKYKVPIVISSLGAVPEVNAAVHSYGGIVLHDVINNRHANSAIRKGADGLIAVATGAGGHAGTLSPFALVQEIREWFDGPLLLAGAIANGGAVLAAQAMGADMAYIGSPFIATTEARASDAYKQAIVDAKANDIVYSNYFTGIHGNYLKSSIAAAGMDPDNLPEADPSKMDFDKATTGAKAWKDIWGCGQGIGAVKAVEPVADVVDRLEREYIGAKKAICG; this is encoded by the coding sequence ATGGCCCTGCCACCAATCCTGAAAGACAATCTGAGGCTTCCTGTCGTCGCCTCGCCGCTGTTCATCATTTCGCACCCCCAGCTGACGCTTGCCCAGTGCAAGGCCGGTATCGTCGGCTCCTTTCCGGCGCTCAATGCCCGCCCGGAAGCCCAGCTCGACGAATGGCTGGCCGAGATCACCGAGGAATTGGCGGCGCATGATGCGCGAAATCCCGGTGCCAAGGCAGCCCCGTTTGCTGTAAACCAGATTGTGCACACCTCGAACAAGCGGCTCGAGCATGATCTGATGATGTGCGTAAAATACAAGGTGCCGATCGTCATATCCTCGCTCGGCGCGGTGCCAGAAGTGAATGCCGCCGTGCACAGCTATGGCGGTATTGTCCTGCATGACGTGATCAACAACCGGCACGCCAATTCGGCCATCCGTAAGGGTGCGGACGGGCTGATCGCGGTGGCGACGGGGGCTGGCGGCCATGCCGGTACGCTTTCGCCGTTTGCACTTGTCCAGGAAATCCGCGAATGGTTCGACGGGCCGCTGCTGCTGGCCGGCGCGATCGCCAATGGCGGAGCGGTCCTCGCCGCCCAGGCGATGGGCGCGGACATGGCCTATATCGGCTCGCCCTTCATTGCGACCACGGAGGCACGCGCTTCCGACGCCTACAAACAGGCAATCGTCGACGCCAAGGCCAATGACATTGTCTATTCCAACTATTTCACCGGCATTCACGGCAACTATCTGAAATCGTCCATTGCTGCGGCAGGCATGGACCCGGACAACCTGCCGGAGGCCGATCCGTCGAAGATGGACTTCGACAAGGCAACGACGGGCGCCAAGGCCTGGAAGGACATATGGGGCTGCGGCCAGGGGATAGGCGCCGTGAAGGCGGTCGAACCCGTGGCAGATGTCGTCGACCGGCTTGAGCGCGAATATATAGGCGCAAAAAAGGCGATTTGCGGCTAA
- the phoB gene encoding phosphate regulon transcriptional regulator PhoB gives MLPKIAVVEDEEALSVLLRYNLEAEGYEVETILRGDEAELRLQERVPDLLILDWMLPGVSGIELCRRLRVRPETERLPIIMLTARGEESERVRGLATGADDYVVKPFSTPELMARVKAMLRRAKPEVLSSVLRCGDIELDRETHRVHRKSREVRLGPTEFRLLEFLMASPSRVFSRSQLLDGVWGHDIYVDERTVDVHVGRLRKALNFSNMQDVIRTVRGAGYSMEV, from the coding sequence ATGTTGCCGAAAATAGCTGTCGTAGAGGACGAGGAGGCGCTCAGCGTCCTCCTCCGCTACAATCTCGAGGCCGAAGGTTACGAGGTCGAGACGATCCTGCGTGGGGATGAAGCCGAGCTTCGTCTGCAGGAGCGCGTGCCGGATCTGTTGATCCTGGACTGGATGCTGCCGGGCGTTTCCGGCATCGAGCTTTGCCGTCGCCTGCGGGTGCGCCCGGAAACCGAGCGTCTGCCGATCATCATGTTGACGGCCCGGGGTGAGGAAAGCGAACGCGTCCGTGGCCTGGCGACCGGCGCCGACGACTATGTCGTCAAGCCGTTCTCGACTCCGGAACTGATGGCACGCGTCAAGGCCATGCTGCGCCGTGCCAAACCCGAGGTTCTGTCCAGTGTCCTGCGCTGCGGCGATATCGAGCTGGACCGCGAGACCCACCGGGTTCATCGCAAGAGCCGCGAAGTGCGCCTCGGCCCGACGGAATTCCGGTTGCTGGAATTCCTGATGGCCTCGCCCAGCCGCGTCTTTTCCCGCTCGCAACTGCTCGACGGCGTCTGGGGTCATGACATCTATGTCGACGAACGCACGGTCGACGTGCATGTCGGGCGCCTGCGCAAGGCTCTGAACTTCTCCAACATGCAGGATGTCATCCGCACCGTCCGCGGCGCGGGTTATTCAATGGAAGTCTGA
- the ppk2 gene encoding polyphosphate kinase 2 — MDQQTESRATTLKIGGAERVFDIDAVELPKWIDDNALQSGSFPYDKKLDQQTFDKELERLQIELVKVQFWMQKTGKRVMALFEGRDAAGKGGAIHSTLAYMNPRSARVVALTKPTETERGQWYFQRYVYHFPTAGESVLFDRSWYNRAGVEPVMGFCTPEQYEDFFKQATRFEKLIVQEGIFFFKFWLDIGREMQLKRFHDRRHDPLKVWKLSPMDIAALNKWDDYTAKRDRMLKETHSDHAPWTVVHANDKRRARLNIIRHMLLSIDYEGKDEDKIGKMDKKIIGKGPDFLK, encoded by the coding sequence ATGGACCAGCAGACTGAGAGCCGCGCGACCACGTTGAAAATCGGCGGCGCAGAGCGGGTGTTCGACATCGACGCGGTTGAGCTACCGAAGTGGATCGATGACAATGCCCTGCAATCCGGCAGCTTCCCCTATGACAAGAAGCTGGATCAGCAGACCTTCGACAAGGAACTGGAACGGCTGCAGATCGAACTCGTCAAGGTGCAGTTCTGGATGCAGAAGACCGGCAAGCGGGTGATGGCGCTGTTCGAGGGGCGCGATGCGGCGGGAAAGGGCGGCGCCATTCATTCGACCCTCGCCTATATGAACCCACGTTCTGCACGGGTTGTGGCGCTGACCAAGCCGACCGAGACGGAGCGCGGCCAGTGGTATTTCCAGCGCTATGTCTATCACTTCCCGACAGCCGGGGAATCCGTGCTGTTCGACCGTTCCTGGTACAACCGCGCAGGCGTTGAACCGGTCATGGGCTTTTGCACCCCGGAGCAATACGAGGACTTCTTCAAGCAGGCGACCCGGTTCGAGAAGCTGATCGTCCAGGAAGGCATATTCTTTTTCAAGTTCTGGCTGGATATCGGCCGGGAAATGCAGCTGAAGCGTTTCCATGACCGCCGGCACGATCCGCTAAAGGTGTGGAAACTGTCGCCGATGGATATCGCGGCCCTGAACAAATGGGACGACTATACGGCGAAGCGCGACCGCATGCTGAAGGAGACACATTCAGACCACGCGCCCTGGACGGTCGTGCATGCCAATGACAAGCGACGCGCGCGCCTGAACATCATACGCCACATGCTGCTGTCGATCGACTATGAGGGCAAGGACGAGGACAAGATCGGCAAGATGGACAAGAAGATCATCGGCAAGGGGCCGGATTTCCTCAAGTGA
- the pstB gene encoding phosphate ABC transporter ATP-binding protein PstB — protein MNMMSEAAVEKALEQKMTESNYKMMGKDVSVYYGEKRALFDVNLNVRENTVTALIGPSGCGKSTFLRTLNRMNDTIDGCRVTGKITLDSTDIYDPSIDVVELRARVGMVFQKPNPFPKSIYENVSYGPRIHGLAKNKADLDVIVEQSLQKAGLWNEVKDRLLESGTGLSGGQQQRLCIARAIAVSPEVILMDEPCSALDPIATAKIEELIHELRTNFTIVIVTHSMQQAARVSQRTAMFHLGLLVEENDTDKMFTNPDDQRTQDYIMGRFG, from the coding sequence ATGAACATGATGTCGGAAGCAGCTGTCGAGAAAGCGCTGGAACAGAAGATGACTGAATCGAACTACAAGATGATGGGCAAGGACGTGTCGGTTTACTACGGCGAGAAGCGCGCGCTTTTCGACGTGAACCTGAATGTCCGCGAAAACACGGTGACCGCGCTGATCGGCCCTTCGGGTTGCGGCAAGTCAACCTTCCTTCGCACGCTCAACCGCATGAACGATACGATCGACGGTTGCCGCGTCACGGGCAAGATTACACTCGACAGCACGGATATCTACGATCCGTCGATCGACGTTGTCGAACTGCGTGCGCGCGTCGGCATGGTGTTCCAGAAGCCGAACCCGTTCCCGAAGTCGATCTATGAAAACGTCTCCTATGGTCCGCGGATTCACGGCCTCGCCAAGAACAAGGCCGATCTCGATGTCATCGTCGAACAGAGCCTTCAGAAGGCCGGTTTGTGGAATGAGGTGAAGGATCGCTTGCTTGAATCCGGCACGGGTCTGTCCGGCGGTCAGCAGCAGCGCCTTTGCATTGCTCGCGCGATCGCGGTCAGCCCGGAAGTGATCCTGATGGACGAACCCTGTTCGGCGCTCGATCCGATCGCGACCGCAAAGATCGAGGAGCTGATCCACGAACTGCGCACCAATTTCACCATCGTCATCGTTACCCACTCGATGCAGCAGGCCGCCCGCGTTTCCCAGCGCACGGCCATGTTCCATCTCGGCCTTCTGGTCGAGGAAAACGATACGGACAAGATGTTCACCAATCCGGATGACCAGCGCACCCAGGACTACATCATGGGTCGCTTCGGCTGA
- the phoR gene encoding phosphate regulon sensor histidine kinase PhoR, with the protein MAIRVVTHDWRGLLRVTEDDDTGGWRRATRHVLSGWPYIVAALAVSLSAYGAGAKPGFAAALFIMFFALILLRRPPPVEGRVATTGSSEVEPLASDPSPQIAAVIDALDLPIFVMGREADLLAQNRAAEKAFGSLAVGAHISARWRSPGILDMVRETIATGEPNQIEHSERLPSERVYVVRITPVSLRDPPVQPVAGQTGTQAGEAMDTAGNARFFLLSFKDISDLRRLDQMRSDFVANASHELRTPLASLRGFIETMQGPAKDDLKAKERFLSIMLDQANRMSRLVDDLLSLSRLELKAHLAPDRMVDLAPVLGHVRDSLAPLASDLNVDIRLQVPDGKVEVLGDRDELVQVFENLIENACKYGQDGKFIEVTVRHEAGGSAEVSVRDHGPGIPAEHVPRLTERFYRVSVEDSRSKKGTGLGLAIVKHILTRHRARLIVKSELGKGTDFTVRF; encoded by the coding sequence ATGGCTATCAGGGTTGTGACACATGATTGGCGAGGCCTTCTGCGCGTGACTGAAGACGATGATACCGGCGGCTGGCGCCGCGCGACGCGGCATGTTTTGTCCGGCTGGCCGTATATTGTCGCAGCACTTGCCGTTTCGCTTTCGGCCTATGGCGCCGGCGCAAAGCCCGGGTTCGCCGCGGCACTGTTCATCATGTTTTTCGCGCTCATCCTGCTGCGCCGTCCGCCGCCGGTCGAAGGCCGGGTCGCGACCACGGGTTCGTCCGAGGTCGAGCCGCTGGCTTCTGATCCGTCGCCCCAGATCGCGGCCGTGATCGACGCTCTGGATCTGCCGATCTTTGTCATGGGACGCGAGGCCGACCTGTTGGCGCAGAACCGGGCGGCGGAAAAGGCCTTCGGTTCTTTGGCTGTGGGCGCGCATATTTCCGCCCGCTGGCGCTCGCCGGGCATTCTCGACATGGTCCGGGAAACCATCGCGACCGGAGAACCCAACCAGATCGAACATTCCGAGCGCTTGCCGTCCGAGCGCGTCTATGTTGTGCGCATCACCCCCGTTTCGCTCCGGGATCCGCCGGTCCAACCTGTCGCGGGCCAGACTGGGACTCAGGCTGGTGAAGCAATGGATACGGCAGGCAACGCCCGGTTCTTCCTGCTGTCCTTCAAGGATATTTCCGACCTTCGGCGTCTTGATCAGATGCGCAGCGATTTTGTTGCCAATGCCAGCCACGAGCTGCGCACGCCGCTTGCCTCCCTGCGCGGCTTCATCGAGACGATGCAGGGGCCGGCCAAGGACGACCTCAAGGCGAAAGAACGTTTCCTGTCGATCATGCTCGACCAGGCCAATCGCATGAGCCGTCTCGTCGATGATCTGCTGTCTTTGTCGCGGCTCGAACTGAAGGCTCATCTCGCGCCCGATCGCATGGTCGATCTCGCGCCGGTGCTCGGCCATGTCCGGGATTCGCTGGCGCCGCTGGCAAGCGACCTGAATGTGGACATCCGGCTCCAGGTGCCCGACGGCAAGGTCGAGGTGCTGGGTGATCGGGACGAGCTGGTACAGGTGTTCGAAAACCTGATCGAGAATGCATGCAAATACGGTCAGGACGGCAAGTTCATCGAAGTCACGGTTCGCCACGAAGCGGGAGGCTCCGCGGAAGTCAGCGTCCGGGACCATGGGCCGGGCATCCCGGCAGAGCATGTGCCGCGACTGACCGAACGTTTTTACCGTGTCAGTGTCGAGGACAGTCGCTCGAAAAAGGGTACCGGCCTGGGTCTGGCTATCGTCAAGCATATCCTGACGCGCCACCGAGCCCGGCTGATCGTGAAGTCGGAATTGGGCAAGGGGACCGACTTTACCGTCCGCTTCTGA
- the phoU gene encoding phosphate signaling complex protein PhoU, with protein sequence MASSHIYSAFDEELKYLMRRISEMGGMAEQMVAESVRALVNTDGALAQKVISDDVVMDATEREIGDKAIVMIARRQPMAADLREIIGALRIASDLERVGDLGKSNCKRVMAVQSSGIPRKLARGIEHLSDLALAQLKEVLDVYTTRSAEKAKSIRDRDEEIDSMYTSLFRELLTYMMEDPRNITSCTHLLFCAKNIERIGDHATNIAETIYYMTTGAQPEGERPKEDLTSSVGAINE encoded by the coding sequence ATGGCTTCTTCCCACATCTACTCGGCCTTTGACGAGGAACTGAAATACCTGATGCGCCGCATCTCGGAAATGGGCGGCATGGCAGAACAGATGGTCGCTGAAAGCGTCCGCGCTCTGGTCAACACCGACGGCGCTCTGGCCCAGAAGGTCATCTCCGACGACGTCGTCATGGATGCGACCGAGCGTGAAATCGGCGACAAGGCGATCGTCATGATCGCGCGTCGCCAGCCGATGGCAGCCGATCTTCGCGAAATCATCGGTGCGCTGCGCATCGCCAGCGATCTGGAACGCGTCGGCGACCTCGGCAAGAGCAATTGCAAGCGCGTCATGGCGGTCCAGAGCTCGGGCATCCCGCGCAAGCTCGCCCGTGGCATCGAGCATCTGTCGGATCTTGCCCTTGCCCAGCTCAAGGAAGTGCTCGACGTCTACACCACCCGTTCGGCGGAAAAGGCGAAATCCATTCGCGATCGCGATGAAGAGATCGACTCCATGTACACCTCGCTGTTCCGCGAGCTGCTGACCTACATGATGGAAGATCCGCGCAACATCACCAGCTGCACGCATCTGCTTTTCTGCGCCAAGAACATCGAGCGTATCGGCGACCACGCGACCAATATCGCCGAAACCATCTACTACATGACGACCGGTGCCCAGCCCGAGGGTGAGCGTCCGAAGGAAGACCTCACGTCCTCTGTCGGCGCGATCAACGAGTAA
- a CDS encoding PstS family phosphate ABC transporter substrate-binding protein, protein MNTLKLSVAALVASVAFAGAAAARDQVQVAGSSTVLPYAKIVAETFGETFPNFKTPVVESGGSSAGLKEFCKGVGPETIDIANSSRKIKDSEVEACKTAGVTEIQEVQFGYDGIVFATDAGNADLKLVPADLYQALAAEIVVDGKLVANPYKKWSEVNKDLPDVAIAAYIPGEKHGTREVFEEKVMAHGCKDTGAQDIIKTLVDEKTAPKKCIAVRKDGLAVDIDGDYTETLARISANKDGIGVFGLSFYENNADKLKVATVNGIAPSVETVASGEYPVSRPLFFYVKKAHMGVIPGLKEYVEFFVSDQMVGPDSPLAAYGLVPAPDAEREETRTKFAGGM, encoded by the coding sequence ATGAACACTCTGAAACTTTCCGTCGCGGCGCTGGTCGCCTCCGTTGCCTTCGCTGGCGCGGCTGCTGCTCGTGATCAGGTACAGGTTGCCGGCTCGTCGACCGTTCTGCCCTATGCAAAGATCGTTGCCGAAACCTTCGGCGAAACCTTCCCCAACTTCAAAACCCCGGTTGTTGAATCCGGCGGTTCTTCGGCTGGCCTCAAGGAATTCTGCAAGGGCGTAGGCCCTGAGACCATCGACATTGCCAATTCCTCGCGCAAGATCAAGGATTCGGAAGTCGAGGCCTGCAAGACTGCCGGCGTCACCGAAATCCAGGAAGTTCAGTTCGGTTACGACGGTATCGTTTTCGCAACCGACGCCGGCAATGCCGACCTGAAGCTCGTTCCGGCCGACCTCTACCAGGCTCTCGCCGCAGAAATCGTGGTTGACGGCAAGCTCGTTGCCAACCCTTACAAGAAGTGGTCAGAAGTCAACAAAGACCTGCCGGACGTCGCTATCGCTGCCTACATCCCGGGCGAAAAGCACGGCACCCGCGAAGTCTTTGAAGAAAAGGTCATGGCACACGGCTGCAAGGACACCGGCGCCCAGGACATCATCAAGACCCTGGTTGACGAAAAGACCGCTCCGAAGAAGTGCATCGCAGTTCGCAAGGACGGCCTGGCTGTCGACATCGACGGCGACTACACCGAGACCCTCGCTCGTATCTCGGCCAACAAGGACGGCATCGGCGTATTCGGCCTCTCCTTCTACGAAAACAATGCTGACAAGCTGAAGGTTGCGACCGTCAATGGTATCGCTCCGTCGGTTGAAACCGTCGCCAGCGGCGAGTATCCGGTTTCCCGTCCGCTGTTCTTCTACGTCAAGAAGGCTCACATGGGCGTTATCCCGGGCCTCAAGGAATACGTAGAATTCTTCGTTTCCGACCAGATGGTTGGCCCGGACAGCCCGCTGGCTGCCTACGGCCTCGTTCCGGCTCCGGACGCTGAGCGCGAAGAGACCCGCACCAAGTTTGCCGGTGGCATGTAA
- the pstC gene encoding phosphate ABC transporter permease subunit PstC has protein sequence MSTSILLLLVLAIGVVAYVLASARANALAGGKPSNLHSRYGYHGAFAAICAILPAILLMAVWSLATPAVVENRVRASFPEDVKALPEATINLNYGMVTAIARGMGGLDTEERSRLVAMPAADARALLADRGVPLADDPQPYMVKAAAEVLDLSATNRLILTIAALVISAAGAFFGLRAVAPRFRARNRVESIILVSLIMASSIAILTTVGIVLSMLTEATHFFRMVPAWEFFFGTVWDPRFASAGTSDSSGQFGLIPLLLGTLYIGFVAMLFAVPIGLFSAIYMAEYASPRLRSIAKPLLEVLAGIPTIVYGFFALTSVGPFLRDISAQINGIATGNFVNFIQAQSVLTAGFVMGIMLIPYVSSLSDDIITAVPRSLRDGSLGLGATRSETVKRVILPAALPGIVGALLMTASRAIGETMIVVLAAGVAARMQLNPFEPMTTVTVKIVNQLTGDLEFTSPQTLVAFALGITLFAITLCLNIYALYIVRKYREQYE, from the coding sequence ATGAGTACATCCATTCTTCTGCTGCTTGTTCTAGCCATTGGTGTCGTCGCCTATGTTCTGGCGTCTGCTCGAGCCAATGCGCTGGCAGGGGGCAAGCCATCCAATTTGCATTCCCGCTACGGGTATCACGGTGCTTTCGCGGCAATCTGCGCCATCTTGCCAGCCATCCTTTTGATGGCAGTCTGGTCGCTTGCAACTCCGGCCGTCGTTGAAAATCGCGTGCGCGCGTCCTTCCCCGAAGATGTGAAGGCGTTGCCGGAGGCAACCATCAACCTCAACTACGGCATGGTCACCGCGATTGCCCGCGGCATGGGCGGACTTGATACCGAAGAGCGCAGCCGCCTCGTCGCCATGCCGGCAGCGGATGCTCGCGCACTGCTCGCCGATCGCGGTGTCCCGCTTGCCGATGATCCGCAGCCCTACATGGTCAAGGCCGCTGCCGAGGTTCTCGATCTGTCGGCGACAAACCGGCTGATCCTGACGATCGCGGCTCTTGTGATTTCGGCAGCCGGCGCCTTTTTCGGCCTTCGCGCCGTTGCGCCGCGCTTTCGCGCGCGCAACCGGGTCGAAAGCATCATCCTTGTGTCGCTCATCATGGCATCATCGATCGCCATTCTGACCACGGTCGGTATCGTGCTGTCGATGCTGACGGAGGCGACCCACTTCTTCCGCATGGTCCCGGCCTGGGAGTTCTTCTTCGGCACGGTTTGGGATCCGCGCTTTGCCTCTGCCGGCACTTCGGATTCGTCCGGTCAGTTCGGCCTGATCCCGCTGCTGCTCGGCACGCTGTATATCGGCTTCGTCGCCATGCTCTTTGCCGTGCCGATCGGCCTGTTCTCGGCCATCTACATGGCCGAATATGCCTCGCCGCGGCTCCGCTCGATAGCAAAGCCACTGCTCGAGGTCCTGGCCGGCATCCCGACCATCGTCTACGGCTTCTTTGCCTTGACCTCGGTTGGTCCGTTCCTGCGCGATATCTCGGCTCAGATCAACGGCATCGCGACGGGCAATTTCGTCAACTTCATCCAGGCGCAGTCCGTGCTCACCGCGGGTTTCGTCATGGGCATCATGTTGATCCCCTATGTTTCGTCGCTGTCCGACGACATTATTACAGCGGTGCCGCGCTCGCTGCGTGACGGCTCGCTCGGCCTTGGAGCCACGCGCTCCGAAACCGTCAAGCGCGTCATCCTGCCGGCAGCACTTCCGGGCATTGTCGGCGCGCTGCTGATGACCGCCTCGCGCGCCATCGGCGAAACCATGATCGTGGTGCTGGCCGCCGGTGTTGCCGCCCGCATGCAGCTCAACCCTTTTGAGCCGATGACCACCGTGACCGTTAAGATCGTCAACCAGTTGACCGGCGACCTTGAGTTTACCTCGCCGCAGACACTCGTTGCATTCGCACTCGGCATCACGCTGTTTGCCATCACGCTTTGCCTCAACATCTATGCGCTTTACATAGTGCGCAAATACCGGGAGCAGTACGAATGA